From the genome of Candidatus Paceibacterota bacterium, one region includes:
- the leuS gene encoding leucine--tRNA ligase — protein MNKGRFERYEHKNVEQKWQKKWGEMALNRTQEDPAKPKCYVLDMFPYPSGDGLHVGHPKGYIATDVYTRFKRMRGFNILHPMGWDAFGLPAEQFALKNKVHPSVAVAKNCARFKEQLEKIGFNYDWEREINTTDPSYYKWTQWIFLKLFERGLAYQSNEPINWCPSCLTGLANEDLDGDKCERCGTKVEQKPIRQWVLRITDYADRMLSDLDTLEWPTSIKESQRNWIGKSVGAMLHFEHAAAPAHTPPISVFTTRPDTLFGVTYIAISAKLALKYFAEEVFEANAELKQFANQIIADESRAVYGEVAEKKGVFTGYYVIHPITGAKIPLWIANYVLGNYGTGAVMGVPAHDERDFDFAKQYDIPMKMVVCPVYPSPTCPVLDHAFEDDGHLVNSGDFDGMPNRDAIPGIIAAAKGEPKTQYRLKDWVFARQRYWGEPIPLVFQKGTDVAYPVDMTDLPVVLPEVEFYEPTGTGESPLANISEWVNVEGYVTEKGTFKLVTKEHPAPEGVTVQEFRRETNTMPQWAGSSWYYLRYIDPKNNDALIDPKREHYWSPVDVYVGGAEHATRHLIYARFWHKVLFDAGVVSKPEPFARLQNVGLIMASDGRKMSKRYGNVINPDDVIETFGADSLRLYEMFMGPFDQPIAWSTDNMVGARRFIERVWKLADRVGDIEEDGATEVLMNQTIAKVGADIEAFKFNTAISQLMICINGLEKLPAIPLRSYRALLLLLSPFAPHITEEIWSLFGESESIHLQQWPIFDAAKTETNTVPIAVQIAGKLRDTFHVERDSSKETIEKLALERDAVKKWVGSQQVKKIIVVPNKIINIVVG, from the coding sequence ATGAATAAAGGAAGATTTGAGCGTTATGAGCACAAGAATGTGGAGCAGAAGTGGCAGAAGAAATGGGGCGAGATGGCACTCAACCGCACCCAAGAGGATCCCGCAAAGCCAAAGTGCTATGTGCTGGACATGTTTCCCTATCCATCAGGAGATGGATTGCATGTAGGTCATCCGAAAGGGTATATCGCCACAGACGTATATACGCGCTTTAAACGAATGCGTGGTTTTAATATCCTTCATCCAATGGGATGGGATGCGTTTGGTCTTCCTGCTGAACAATTTGCGCTCAAGAACAAGGTTCACCCAAGTGTAGCTGTGGCAAAGAATTGTGCGCGATTTAAGGAGCAACTTGAAAAAATTGGTTTTAATTATGATTGGGAACGAGAGATCAACACTACCGATCCATCTTACTACAAGTGGACTCAGTGGATTTTCCTGAAACTCTTTGAGCGTGGACTTGCATATCAATCGAATGAACCAATCAATTGGTGTCCTTCATGTCTCACTGGCCTAGCGAATGAAGATCTTGATGGAGATAAGTGTGAACGCTGTGGAACGAAAGTTGAACAGAAGCCTATTCGTCAGTGGGTACTTCGAATTACTGACTATGCTGATCGCATGCTTAGTGACCTTGATACGCTTGAGTGGCCGACTTCAATCAAAGAGAGTCAGCGTAATTGGATAGGGAAGAGTGTGGGCGCAATGCTCCATTTTGAGCATGCCGCTGCTCCTGCTCATACCCCTCCTATCTCTGTATTTACAACAAGACCTGATACTCTTTTCGGAGTCACCTATATTGCTATCAGTGCAAAGCTTGCGCTGAAGTACTTTGCGGAAGAGGTGTTTGAGGCTAATGCTGAACTGAAGCAATTCGCGAATCAAATCATTGCCGATGAATCGAGAGCCGTTTATGGGGAAGTTGCTGAGAAGAAGGGTGTGTTCACTGGGTACTATGTGATTCATCCGATAACTGGAGCAAAGATTCCACTTTGGATTGCGAATTACGTGCTTGGTAATTATGGAACAGGTGCAGTTATGGGCGTTCCTGCCCACGACGAACGTGATTTCGATTTTGCAAAGCAATATGATATTCCCATGAAGATGGTGGTGTGCCCTGTCTACCCATCACCAACTTGTCCTGTACTCGATCATGCATTTGAGGATGATGGTCACTTGGTGAACTCTGGTGATTTTGATGGTATGCCAAATCGTGATGCAATTCCTGGTATTATTGCAGCAGCAAAGGGTGAGCCGAAAACACAGTATCGCCTCAAGGATTGGGTGTTTGCGCGTCAGCGTTACTGGGGAGAGCCTATACCGCTTGTTTTCCAGAAAGGAACGGATGTTGCATATCCTGTCGACATGACAGATCTCCCCGTAGTACTTCCCGAGGTTGAGTTTTATGAGCCGACGGGTACTGGTGAATCTCCACTTGCAAATATTTCAGAATGGGTAAACGTGGAGGGTTATGTCACTGAAAAGGGTACATTCAAGCTTGTAACAAAAGAGCATCCTGCACCAGAAGGTGTCACCGTGCAGGAGTTTAGACGTGAGACCAATACGATGCCACAGTGGGCTGGCTCTTCGTGGTATTACCTTCGATATATTGACCCAAAAAATAATGATGCGCTCATTGATCCTAAGCGTGAGCACTATTGGTCGCCAGTGGATGTCTATGTGGGAGGTGCGGAGCACGCGACACGACACCTTATTTATGCTCGATTTTGGCATAAGGTCTTGTTTGACGCTGGTGTAGTATCGAAGCCTGAGCCTTTTGCTCGCTTGCAGAATGTCGGGCTCATCATGGCATCAGATGGACGGAAGATGTCGAAGCGTTACGGAAATGTCATAAACCCAGATGATGTCATTGAGACGTTTGGTGCCGATTCTTTGAGATTATACGAGATGTTCATGGGTCCGTTCGATCAGCCAATCGCTTGGTCAACTGATAATATGGTGGGTGCTCGAAGATTTATTGAACGTGTCTGGAAGCTCGCGGATCGTGTCGGCGATATTGAGGAGGATGGAGCAACGGAAGTGCTCATGAATCAAACCATTGCAAAAGTTGGTGCGGACATTGAGGCTTTCAAATTCAATACAGCAATTTCTCAATTAATGATTTGCATCAATGGGCTTGAGAAGCTGCCCGCTATTCCTCTGCGATCTTATCGTGCTCTATTGTTGCTTCTGTCTCCATTTGCTCCGCATATAACAGAAGAGATCTGGTCTCTTTTTGGGGAGTCGGAGTCTATTCACCTTCAGCAGTGGCCAATATTCGATGCTGCAAAGACTGAAACGAATACAGTTCCAATTGCGGTGCAGATTGCAGGTAAACTCCGTGATACGTTCCATGTGGAAAGAGATTCTTCTAAGGAGACAATTGAGAAGCTTGCACTTGAACGCGATGCGGTTAAGAAGTGGGTAGGCAGTCAGCAGGTAAAGAAGATCATCGTCGTTCCGAATAAGATCATCAATATTGTTGTTGGCTAA
- a CDS encoding HAMP domain-containing sensor histidine kinase — translation MTETISTKVARASYTSSLWVVRARWYYAFLAFILGVISVTPGQQTGTFALLGIMFGVALLGNLILSVYLVRSDPVVLGEINLWRINIGQVIFDLLYIFFMLVATGAGLASFVHVFFFVPIIVSMILFGFRGAMSVAGLSGLFLIVSGLAENGMLRALLTHPTALPQMLRSGDVLLGLVQSGVVVLIYLLIGYFSGTVARTLASREADLRREFLEEEAMVNRLKDLTRDFELSSKMLVRRDIELTMANERMQALDAMKTEIISVAAHQLRTPLSGMKWMMKMLLVGDIGEISMEQREIIQRGYESNERLIRLVNDMLAVDRLESGRVKYVFVPVQIQSLIEKVVADLLQRAAEKQVHIVTKLAPDVPRLYLDPERITDLLNNLIDNAIKYSKNDGVINVVLAKVEESARIIVSDEGIGIPDRDQAHVFSRFFRASNAMQHFTEGSGLGLSIAQSVALRHGGKIWFESKEGVGTIFTVQLPITQRNAELGQ, via the coding sequence ATGACTGAAACAATTTCTACAAAAGTTGCTCGGGCATCATATACCTCATCTTTGTGGGTTGTTCGTGCACGTTGGTATTATGCGTTTCTCGCATTCATATTAGGAGTCATTTCAGTCACCCCAGGCCAGCAAACGGGTACTTTTGCATTACTTGGCATTATGTTTGGAGTTGCCTTGCTCGGTAATCTTATATTAAGCGTATATCTGGTGCGTAGCGACCCCGTCGTACTTGGTGAGATCAATCTATGGAGGATAAATATTGGTCAAGTAATTTTCGACTTGCTCTATATCTTCTTCATGCTTGTTGCTACCGGAGCAGGACTTGCATCATTTGTACATGTATTCTTCTTTGTACCCATCATTGTTTCGATGATTCTATTCGGCTTTCGGGGTGCGATGAGTGTTGCTGGGCTCTCAGGTCTCTTTCTTATCGTTTCAGGGCTTGCCGAGAACGGAATGCTCAGGGCGTTGCTTACGCACCCCACCGCACTTCCGCAGATGCTTCGATCTGGCGATGTATTGCTTGGTCTCGTGCAGTCCGGAGTTGTGGTTTTGATTTACCTACTTATTGGCTATTTCTCTGGGACTGTTGCACGTACGCTTGCTTCTCGCGAAGCTGACTTGCGTAGAGAGTTTTTGGAGGAAGAGGCTATGGTTAATAGACTCAAGGACCTAACCCGAGATTTTGAGTTAAGTTCAAAAATGCTTGTGCGACGTGATATAGAACTGACTATGGCAAATGAGCGGATGCAGGCGCTTGATGCGATGAAGACAGAGATCATTTCTGTGGCTGCACATCAATTACGAACACCACTCTCTGGAATGAAGTGGATGATGAAGATGCTTCTTGTTGGTGATATTGGAGAAATCTCAATGGAGCAGCGCGAAATCATACAGAGAGGGTATGAATCAAATGAGCGCTTAATACGACTAGTGAATGACATGCTTGCTGTCGACCGACTTGAGTCTGGAAGAGTGAAGTACGTGTTTGTTCCCGTTCAAATACAATCTCTTATAGAAAAAGTTGTTGCAGACCTATTGCAGAGAGCTGCGGAGAAGCAGGTTCATATCGTTACAAAGCTCGCACCCGATGTTCCGAGACTGTATCTTGATCCAGAGCGAATTACTGATCTCCTTAATAATCTTATTGATAATGCTATCAAGTACAGCAAGAACGATGGTGTAATTAATGTTGTGCTTGCAAAGGTTGAAGAGAGTGCGCGCATCATTGTGTCAGACGAGGGTATTGGTATTCCAGATCGAGATCAGGCACATGTCTTTTCTCGTTTCTTTAGGGCATCAAACGCGATGCAGCATTTTACGGAAGGATCAGGGTTGGGACTTTCCATTGCGCAGAGTGTTGCACTTCGCCATGGTGGAAAGATTTGGTTTGAGTCAAAGGAGGGTGTGGGGACGATATTTACCGTTCAACTACCTATTACGCAGCGCAATGCAGAACTTGGGCAATAA
- a CDS encoding GIY-YIG nuclease family protein: protein MADFKATELSTNPGVYRFLDAEDNVLYVGKATNLRQRVRSYFDDDLIKTRGRFIVDMVTRAARIVSEDAPTVLDALIKEAALIKEIQPPYNTREKDNRSFTYIVITNEDYPRVLALRERTMAMGDEEEGQYKQVYGPFPSGATVRTLLSLVRRIIPFRDKCTPHQGKPCFHKQLGLCPGVCDGSISSKDYGKLVAELMLFFGGKREKLITQLEQQMKKAAKAMAFEEAAECKRVLFALTHINDVALITDETRLASQRSAKIRERAFRIEGYDIAHLFGTYTVGVMTVVHDGRPEKSQYRKFKIREEEGVIDDFKRLEEVLRRRFAHKEWQIPDVIVVDGGRAHLLRARRVLERLHVDVPVVALVKDDRHKAKAIIGNRTLAESYRPSIVLVNMEAHRFAVNYHRELREKLP from the coding sequence TTGGCTGATTTTAAAGCCACAGAACTGTCCACGAACCCCGGTGTGTATCGATTTCTCGATGCCGAGGATAATGTACTTTATGTGGGTAAAGCGACAAACCTGCGCCAAAGAGTGCGTAGTTATTTTGATGATGATCTTATCAAGACACGCGGACGCTTTATTGTTGATATGGTTACCCGTGCGGCCCGAATAGTCTCAGAAGATGCCCCAACGGTACTTGATGCGCTCATTAAGGAGGCGGCATTGATAAAGGAAATTCAGCCACCATATAATACTCGAGAGAAGGATAATAGGAGTTTTACCTATATCGTCATTACAAATGAGGATTATCCACGAGTGCTCGCATTACGCGAACGTACGATGGCAATGGGTGATGAAGAAGAAGGTCAATACAAACAAGTTTATGGGCCATTCCCAAGTGGTGCAACAGTACGCACACTACTATCGCTCGTCAGGCGGATAATCCCATTTCGTGATAAGTGCACGCCACATCAAGGTAAGCCATGTTTCCATAAGCAGCTTGGCTTGTGTCCCGGTGTGTGCGATGGTTCTATCTCGAGCAAGGACTATGGAAAGCTCGTCGCAGAGCTCATGCTTTTCTTTGGAGGTAAGAGAGAAAAGCTTATCACTCAGCTTGAGCAGCAAATGAAAAAGGCTGCAAAAGCAATGGCTTTTGAAGAAGCGGCAGAATGTAAGCGGGTACTTTTCGCCCTCACTCACATTAACGACGTTGCGCTTATTACTGATGAGACAAGACTCGCTTCACAGCGCTCTGCTAAAATACGTGAGCGCGCCTTTCGTATCGAGGGGTACGATATTGCACATCTTTTCGGAACATATACTGTCGGTGTGATGACTGTAGTGCATGATGGTAGGCCAGAAAAATCACAGTATCGTAAGTTTAAGATCAGAGAAGAGGAAGGAGTCATAGATGATTTTAAGCGTCTAGAAGAAGTATTAAGGAGACGCTTCGCGCATAAGGAATGGCAGATACCCGATGTCATTGTTGTTGATGGTGGCCGTGCGCATCTCTTGCGTGCGCGTAGGGTGCTCGAGCGCTTACATGTCGATGTACCCGTCGTTGCATTGGTGAAGGATGATAGACATAAAGCGAAAGCAATCATTGGTAATCGCACGCTTGCAGAGTCATATCGACCGTCAATTGTGCTTGTAAATATGGAGGCACATCGCTTCGCAGTGAACTACCACAGAGAACTCCGAGAAAAGCTCCCTTAG
- a CDS encoding response regulator has translation MSAIILFSEQQKLIDGLKTVLSPQGVSVVPVADPTQFLPTVLSTKPALIIIDVAVAGKTGLAHLEELRKADQGIANTPVIIGEETGDLMVISRALQFQVADYFVTGKFDAQSTLSKIFKHLPQSEGVILPPSVQIREDNKHFTLLLIEDDRFLRDLAIQKFSADKSLTVITAMDGEQGVMLAEKHIPHVILLDILLPGIDGFEVLKRIRAKPQFGRTVIAMLSNFGQREDIDKAMQLGANQFFIKANFTLDEIVEEVKKMLSKY, from the coding sequence ATGTCAGCCATCATTCTTTTTTCTGAGCAGCAAAAGCTCATTGACGGACTTAAGACCGTGCTTTCTCCACAGGGTGTTTCTGTGGTGCCCGTTGCTGATCCGACACAATTTTTGCCAACAGTACTATCAACGAAGCCCGCATTGATCATCATTGATGTTGCTGTTGCGGGGAAAACTGGTCTTGCACATCTCGAGGAACTTCGCAAGGCAGATCAAGGGATTGCAAATACTCCCGTGATTATCGGTGAAGAGACTGGTGATCTTATGGTTATTTCTCGTGCACTGCAATTCCAAGTGGCCGATTATTTCGTTACGGGAAAGTTCGACGCTCAATCTACACTCTCCAAGATTTTCAAGCACTTACCTCAAAGTGAGGGAGTTATTCTGCCACCATCAGTACAAATTCGTGAGGACAACAAGCATTTCACGCTGCTCTTGATAGAAGATGATCGTTTCTTACGCGATCTCGCAATTCAAAAGTTTTCTGCAGATAAGAGTCTTACGGTTATCACTGCGATGGATGGAGAGCAGGGTGTTATGCTTGCTGAGAAGCATATTCCACACGTTATTCTTCTTGATATTTTACTTCCAGGAATCGATGGGTTCGAAGTCTTGAAGCGTATACGCGCAAAACCTCAATTTGGCCGTACGGTGATTGCTATGCTTTCGAACTTTGGACAGCGAGAAGATATAGACAAGGCCATGCAGCTTGGAGCAAATCAGTTCTTCATCAAAGCAAATTTCACACTTGATGAGATCGTTGAAGAGGTCAAGAAGATGCTTTCGAAGTACTAA
- a CDS encoding FIST N-terminal domain-containing protein: protein MISVSIGMGKNDDARRAGADAITQALATLPDKHAQCVVVFGSSLIDQDALVAGIKDAAPGIQIAGCSTAGEISSEGLASEGGVVVVAFNSDQLHIGTGFGTHMQWNPRRSGMDLADTMHDAMEGNLSAAIFFANVLSGGMEDALMGLRQQVGVPITCIAGGAADNFAFYETSQYYNDRAFGDAITGVGFSGTFTAASVIKHGFLPVGVQRRVTKATGNIIEEIDGRSAIALYEEYFGEQYSTMLQQGKLTAFASSYPLGIYHDGAIHSVLRSPLRVDVEKGAIVCGGNVSVGSGLRLMISDKQQAVTTARDAARELMQKLGGKKPKVVFMFSSSARRKMLGHSADREVRAVQEEVGRDVPLAGFYSYAECAFSARPDEAVSMHNGSIALFAIAE from the coding sequence ATGATCTCTGTGAGCATCGGTATGGGGAAGAACGATGACGCACGTCGAGCGGGAGCGGATGCAATCACTCAAGCGCTTGCGACATTGCCAGATAAACATGCACAGTGCGTGGTTGTTTTTGGCTCATCCCTTATTGATCAAGATGCACTTGTCGCCGGTATCAAGGATGCAGCACCGGGAATACAGATAGCGGGGTGTAGTACTGCGGGGGAGATTTCTAGTGAGGGTTTGGCCTCAGAGGGTGGCGTGGTTGTTGTGGCCTTCAATTCAGATCAACTGCACATTGGTACTGGTTTTGGGACACATATGCAATGGAACCCGCGTCGTAGTGGAATGGATCTTGCAGACACTATGCATGATGCCATGGAGGGAAATTTGTCCGCAGCAATCTTCTTTGCAAACGTTTTAAGTGGAGGAATGGAGGATGCGCTCATGGGTTTACGTCAGCAGGTTGGAGTGCCTATTACGTGTATTGCAGGTGGGGCTGCTGATAATTTCGCATTTTACGAAACAAGTCAATATTATAATGATCGCGCATTTGGTGATGCAATCACTGGTGTTGGCTTTTCTGGAACATTCACTGCGGCAAGTGTAATTAAGCATGGATTCCTTCCAGTGGGAGTGCAGAGGCGCGTGACGAAAGCGACAGGAAATATTATCGAGGAGATTGATGGAAGATCCGCCATTGCACTTTATGAGGAGTATTTCGGTGAACAGTACTCTACAATGCTCCAGCAAGGGAAACTGACGGCATTTGCCTCCTCATATCCATTGGGTATTTATCATGATGGCGCTATTCATTCAGTGCTCCGTAGTCCATTGCGTGTCGATGTGGAGAAGGGTGCGATTGTGTGTGGAGGGAACGTCTCTGTGGGTAGTGGACTGAGGCTGATGATCTCTGATAAACAGCAGGCGGTAACTACCGCAAGAGACGCTGCAAGAGAGTTGATGCAAAAGCTCGGCGGCAAGAAGCCTAAGGTGGTATTTATGTTCTCATCTTCCGCACGACGCAAGATGCTCGGTCATTCTGCAGATAGGGAGGTGCGTGCAGTACAGGAGGAGGTTGGACGCGATGTTCCTCTCGCGGGTTTTTATAGTTATGCAGAATGTGCATTTTCTGCACGACCCGACGAGGCAGTAAGTATGCATAATGGTTCAATTGCGCTATTTGCAATAGCAGAATAG
- the uvrA gene encoding excinuclease ABC subunit UvrA, with protein sequence MTKGKVKAQEDIVIRGARTHNLKNISLTIPRNNMIVFTGLSGSGKSSLAFDTIFAEGQRRYVESLSAYARQFLHTMQKPDVDEITGLSPAISIDQKSHSSNPRSTVATITEINDYLRVLFARIGVPHCLLCGKPIKRLTNEEILAFAFQRADELIANSGKREVMGVELTDAKIGIYAPVVRGRKGEYYQMLYDYLGKGYAKVRVDGETKSLRERITLTKTKVHDIDLLVDEFYASEFKDDERGVRERLSEAVERALEEADGLVKLIVGDEEVLLSAKFACPDDGFSYPEIEPRLFSFNSPAGACATCNGLGTKYLFGEEVCETCNGARLREEALHVRIGDKNIVDITDFSVDDAFEYFALLELSPFEQQVSGVVTKEITTRLTFMRDVGIGYLTLGRRANTLSGGEAQRIRLASQLGSRLVGALYVLDEPTIGLHQRDNDKLVKTLRDLCDIGNTIIVVEHDEDTIFASDYIVDIGPGAGVHGGNVMTCGYLDDVLTDPKQQSLTLDYLRRDKVIEVPEKRRDVEMGKLVVQGASIFTIKNLTAEVPLGRLVCITGVSGSGKSTFLYEVIHKNLEHSFDRHKKSNKPVNASVFSGTEYINRVVLIDQTAIGRTPRSNPATYTGSWTFIRDLFAETEEAKVRGWKSSRFSFNVRGGRCEACEGNGQIAVEMHFLPTVYVLCEVCQGKRFMKETLEVKFRKKTIYDILEMTIEEATIFFNDIPAIHDRLRTLEEVGLGYLKLGQSATTLSGGEAQRVKIAAELYRPHQDRTLYMLDEPTVGLHFDDVRKLIEILQALVKKGNSVLLIEHNLDVIKSADWLIDFGPEGGVGGGRIVAKGTPEDVAANTNSATGQYLAKVLNRGHKTKSKKK encoded by the coding sequence ATGACGAAAGGGAAAGTTAAGGCGCAAGAGGATATTGTCATCCGTGGAGCTCGTACACATAATTTGAAGAATATTTCACTCACCATACCCCGAAACAACATGATTGTGTTTACGGGTCTTTCTGGTTCAGGAAAATCATCTTTGGCTTTTGATACGATCTTCGCCGAAGGACAGCGCCGTTATGTTGAGTCACTCTCCGCATATGCAAGACAGTTTTTACACACAATGCAGAAACCAGATGTGGATGAGATTACCGGACTTTCACCGGCTATTTCTATCGATCAAAAGTCTCACTCCTCGAATCCTCGTTCTACTGTGGCAACAATCACCGAGATTAACGATTATCTCCGTGTGCTTTTTGCGCGCATTGGAGTGCCGCATTGTTTGCTCTGTGGGAAGCCAATCAAGCGTTTGACGAATGAGGAAATCCTCGCTTTTGCATTTCAGCGTGCCGATGAGCTCATTGCAAACTCGGGAAAGCGTGAGGTTATGGGTGTTGAGCTCACGGATGCAAAGATCGGTATTTATGCTCCAGTAGTGCGAGGTCGCAAAGGGGAGTACTATCAGATGCTTTATGACTACCTTGGGAAGGGTTACGCAAAAGTGCGCGTTGACGGTGAGACGAAGAGTCTCCGTGAGCGCATCACACTCACGAAGACGAAAGTCCACGATATCGACCTCCTTGTCGATGAGTTTTATGCTTCAGAATTCAAGGATGATGAGCGTGGAGTGCGTGAGCGTCTTTCTGAGGCGGTAGAGAGGGCTCTTGAAGAAGCAGACGGGTTAGTAAAATTGATAGTTGGTGATGAGGAGGTGTTGCTCTCTGCTAAGTTTGCATGTCCAGATGATGGATTTTCATATCCAGAGATTGAGCCTCGTCTGTTCTCATTCAATTCACCTGCAGGTGCTTGTGCTACATGTAATGGTCTTGGGACAAAGTATTTGTTTGGCGAAGAGGTCTGTGAAACTTGTAATGGTGCTCGCTTGCGAGAGGAAGCACTCCATGTGCGTATCGGAGATAAGAATATTGTGGACATTACAGACTTCTCTGTTGATGACGCTTTCGAGTATTTCGCACTCCTCGAGCTTTCTCCATTTGAACAACAGGTTTCTGGCGTTGTTACAAAGGAAATCACTACGAGACTCACCTTTATGCGTGATGTTGGTATTGGCTACCTGACGCTCGGCCGCCGTGCAAACACGCTCTCTGGGGGTGAGGCACAGCGCATACGACTTGCATCACAGCTTGGTTCGCGTTTGGTGGGTGCACTGTACGTGCTTGATGAGCCAACGATTGGCCTCCATCAGCGCGATAATGACAAGCTCGTGAAGACACTTCGTGACCTTTGTGATATCGGAAATACCATCATCGTCGTTGAGCATGATGAAGATACGATCTTTGCCTCTGACTATATCGTCGATATTGGACCTGGTGCAGGTGTTCATGGTGGAAATGTGATGACATGTGGATATTTGGATGATGTCCTTACGGACCCAAAGCAGCAGTCATTGACACTCGACTACTTACGTAGGGATAAGGTCATCGAAGTACCTGAGAAGCGTCGCGATGTGGAGATGGGGAAGCTTGTGGTCCAAGGCGCATCAATCTTCACGATCAAGAACCTTACCGCAGAGGTGCCGCTCGGCCGTCTCGTGTGTATTACCGGTGTCTCGGGATCGGGAAAGTCGACGTTCTTGTATGAAGTCATTCACAAGAATCTCGAACACTCATTCGATAGGCATAAGAAGTCAAACAAACCAGTGAATGCATCGGTATTCTCGGGTACTGAATACATCAACCGCGTCGTTTTGATCGACCAAACTGCAATCGGACGTACACCACGCAGTAACCCTGCAACCTATACCGGCTCCTGGACGTTCATCCGTGATCTCTTCGCGGAGACCGAAGAAGCGAAAGTACGCGGATGGAAGTCTTCGCGATTCTCATTCAATGTGCGTGGAGGACGCTGTGAAGCTTGTGAGGGCAATGGACAGATCGCAGTGGAAATGCACTTCTTGCCTACGGTATACGTGCTCTGTGAGGTCTGTCAGGGTAAGCGCTTCATGAAGGAGACACTTGAGGTGAAATTCCGAAAGAAGACCATCTATGACATACTCGAAATGACTATAGAGGAGGCAACGATATTCTTCAATGATATTCCTGCTATTCATGACCGCTTACGCACACTCGAGGAGGTGGGCCTTGGGTATCTCAAACTGGGTCAGTCTGCGACGACGCTTTCGGGTGGAGAGGCACAGCGCGTGAAAATTGCCGCAGAGCTCTACCGTCCACATCAAGATCGCACACTCTACATGCTTGATGAGCCAACGGTTGGATTGCATTTTGATGACGTGCGCAAGCTCATCGAGATTCTTCAGGCACTGGTCAAGAAGGGGAATAGCGTCCTCTTGATTGAGCACAATCTTGATGTCATCAAGTCAGCAGATTGGCTTATCGATTTCGGTCCCGAAGGTGGGGTTGGTGGTGGGCGCATCGTTGCAAAAGGTACCCCTGAGGATGTTGCTGCGAATACTAATTCTGCAACGGGTCAGTATCTCGCAAAGGTACTTAATCGCGGACACAAAACAAAATCAAAGAAAAAGTAG
- a CDS encoding D-alanine--D-alanine ligase, which translates to MSMHRKRVAVVRGGPSAEYSVSLKTGESVLRHLDREKYQPHDVVLTRDGVWYINGVRSTFADIAQHSDVIFNAMHGEFGEDGKAQQLFQSFGIPYTGSDALASAIGMHKGLAKERFTAAGLKVARGEVVPRDAEMPGVAYHLGTDMGFPLIVKPVTGGSSVATRIVRNETDLVIAMDAAAKYGDVLVEEYIEGKEGTCAVVDTGDGEHFVLYPIEIKPHASKELFDFDAKYDGSSEEICPGNFTIGMMTQLRDAASLAHRAIGARHYSRSDFIVTPTEVYILEINTLPGLTEGSLLPKALEASNVSMSEFLEHVIELALRGK; encoded by the coding sequence ATGTCTATGCACCGCAAACGTGTCGCCGTTGTGCGCGGAGGTCCTTCCGCAGAATATAGTGTTTCGCTGAAAACTGGTGAGTCTGTTTTGCGACACCTTGATAGGGAAAAATATCAGCCTCATGATGTCGTTTTGACACGTGATGGCGTGTGGTATATCAATGGAGTGCGTTCTACTTTTGCTGATATCGCGCAACACTCTGACGTTATTTTCAATGCAATGCATGGAGAGTTTGGTGAAGATGGAAAGGCACAGCAGCTTTTTCAGTCGTTCGGTATTCCGTATACAGGATCTGATGCGCTTGCATCTGCGATTGGAATGCACAAAGGGCTTGCAAAAGAGCGTTTCACTGCAGCGGGGCTCAAGGTCGCACGAGGTGAAGTGGTGCCCCGTGATGCAGAAATGCCTGGTGTTGCGTATCATCTTGGGACAGACATGGGCTTTCCGCTCATCGTTAAGCCTGTGACCGGTGGTTCTTCGGTAGCGACGCGTATTGTACGTAATGAAACCGATCTTGTGATCGCTATGGATGCAGCTGCAAAATACGGCGATGTGCTTGTTGAAGAATATATTGAAGGAAAAGAAGGAACATGTGCAGTTGTCGATACGGGAGATGGAGAACATTTTGTACTTTATCCAATCGAGATTAAGCCACATGCATCAAAGGAGCTCTTCGACTTTGACGCTAAGTATGATGGCAGCTCAGAAGAAATATGCCCAGGAAATTTCACTATTGGAATGATGACACAACTACGTGATGCTGCTTCGCTCGCTCATAGAGCAATAGGAGCACGGCATTATTCTCGCTCCGATTTCATCGTGACTCCGACGGAAGTATACATACTTGAGATTAACACCTTACCGGGACTTACTGAGGGGTCATTGCTTCCAAAGGCACTTGAAGCAAGTAATGTATCGATGTCTGAGTTCTTAGAGCATGTGATAGAGTTAGCCCTTCGAGGGAAATAA